One stretch of Euphorbia lathyris chromosome 7, ddEupLath1.1, whole genome shotgun sequence DNA includes these proteins:
- the LOC136235673 gene encoding putative F-box protein PP2-B8 isoform X2, giving the protein MDEKYIIYVIKSCNLGFYSSNGSSRFKEIAELRSVCWLEIRGRINSRMLSTTTNYGAYLVYKLKERAHGFEHEPVEAFVGLVEDGGNETHLRTLYLDEGNGEREDGEIVVKERRDGWLEIELGEFFNKEGEDGDLEMSLKEVKNLHWKRGLLIRGIEIRPKFTM; this is encoded by the exons ATGGATGAGAAATACATCATATATGTCATAAAGAG TTGCAACCTTGGGTTCTATTCTTCCAATGGGAGCAGTAG ATTCAAAGAAATTGCAGAGCTTCGTAGTGTTTGTTGGCTAGAAATCAGAGGCAGAATCAACAGTCGTATGCTGtcgacaactacaaactacggCGCTTATCTTGTGTATAAGCTGAAGGAGAGAGCCCATGGATTCGAACATGAACCAGTAGAAGCTTTTGTAGGATTAGTGGAAGATGGTGGAAATGAAACCCATTTAAGAACTTTATATTTAGATGAAGGAAATGGTGAAAGAGAAGATGGGGAAATAGTTGTGAAGGAGAGAAGAGATGGATGGTTAGAGATTGAATTGGGTGAATTCTTCAATAAGGAAGGAGAAGATGGAGATTTGGAAATGAGTCTGAAAGAGGTGAAGAATTTGCATTGGAAAAGAGGTCTTCTTATTCGAGGTATAGAAATCAGGCCAAAATTTACCATGTAA
- the LOC136235673 gene encoding putative F-box protein PP2-B8 isoform X1 gives MMDSEDTNGGLSFSGKERVVSRTPLRKCFWVLMFLQLQNGKNLMQMRSSCNLGFYSSNGSSRFKEIAELRSVCWLEIRGRINSRMLSTTTNYGAYLVYKLKERAHGFEHEPVEAFVGLVEDGGNETHLRTLYLDEGNGEREDGEIVVKERRDGWLEIELGEFFNKEGEDGDLEMSLKEVKNLHWKRGLLIRGIEIRPKFTM, from the exons ATGATGGATTCTGAAGACACCAATGGAGGACTATCCTTTTCTGGAAAGGAGAGAGTCGTATCCAGGACGCCTCTAAGGAAATGCTTTTGG GTCTTGATGTTCTTGCAATTGCAAAATGGGAAGAATCTGATGCAAATGCGTTCAAG TTGCAACCTTGGGTTCTATTCTTCCAATGGGAGCAGTAG ATTCAAAGAAATTGCAGAGCTTCGTAGTGTTTGTTGGCTAGAAATCAGAGGCAGAATCAACAGTCGTATGCTGtcgacaactacaaactacggCGCTTATCTTGTGTATAAGCTGAAGGAGAGAGCCCATGGATTCGAACATGAACCAGTAGAAGCTTTTGTAGGATTAGTGGAAGATGGTGGAAATGAAACCCATTTAAGAACTTTATATTTAGATGAAGGAAATGGTGAAAGAGAAGATGGGGAAATAGTTGTGAAGGAGAGAAGAGATGGATGGTTAGAGATTGAATTGGGTGAATTCTTCAATAAGGAAGGAGAAGATGGAGATTTGGAAATGAGTCTGAAAGAGGTGAAGAATTTGCATTGGAAAAGAGGTCTTCTTATTCGAGGTATAGAAATCAGGCCAAAATTTACCATGTAA